The proteins below are encoded in one region of Macrococcus armenti:
- a CDS encoding amidohydrolase gives MNSIAFKNEINDINTELNTIAEVSWKEQNTTEYLSTYLKDFPIKRFNKTGFMLQINGESESAIAFRTDIDALPYRLNDQLKVLHACGHDVHMTILTGLILKLNALNYKPKHTLKFIFQPAEELGEGAKYIVEEEQYVFNNVDYLFGMHVRPSNELKKGQFSASIQHGASGTIYMDVITKAGHAGRPWESINSIDVVMDIYEQIKRINMGSNRNYSIKMTKINTMNGQDNSIPGHVRVTFDIRANFNDTMDELIAAFNKMIEDSRVQYIDEDVTIQTEIDGYTVAAEIDMDAKEKLKSAIVKQGFECVDTIYTPGAEDFHNYTYAMPNIKSTMLGIGCNMEHGLHHPEMNLDKTVIFDAIEIFYELLQEIDK, from the coding sequence ATGAATAGTATTGCATTTAAAAATGAAATTAATGACATTAACACAGAATTAAACACAATCGCAGAAGTTAGCTGGAAAGAACAGAATACGACTGAATATTTAAGTACTTATTTAAAAGATTTTCCAATTAAGAGATTCAATAAAACAGGCTTTATGTTGCAAATTAACGGCGAATCAGAGTCAGCGATCGCCTTTCGGACAGATATAGATGCATTACCATATCGTCTTAACGATCAGCTTAAAGTGCTGCATGCATGTGGGCATGATGTACATATGACAATTCTGACAGGTTTAATATTAAAGTTAAACGCTTTAAACTATAAACCGAAACATACATTGAAATTTATTTTTCAGCCTGCAGAAGAGTTAGGAGAAGGTGCGAAATATATCGTAGAAGAAGAGCAGTATGTATTTAATAATGTCGATTACTTATTTGGAATGCATGTCAGACCATCAAATGAACTGAAAAAAGGTCAGTTTTCTGCAAGTATTCAGCACGGAGCAAGTGGGACGATTTATATGGATGTAATTACGAAAGCAGGACATGCAGGTCGCCCGTGGGAATCGATTAACAGCATCGATGTTGTAATGGATATATACGAACAAATTAAGCGCATTAATATGGGAAGCAACCGTAATTATTCTATAAAAATGACGAAAATTAACACGATGAACGGCCAGGATAATTCAATTCCAGGACATGTTCGCGTGACGTTTGATATTCGTGCTAACTTTAATGATACGATGGATGAGCTTATCGCGGCATTTAATAAGATGATAGAGGATAGCAGAGTTCAGTATATTGACGAAGATGTAACGATTCAGACAGAAATTGATGGTTATACCGTTGCTGCAGAAATCGATATGGATGCGAAAGAAAAATTGAAAAGTGCGATTGTGAAACAAGGATTTGAATGTGTAGATACAATTTATACTCCAGGTGCAGAAGACTTTCATAACTATACGTATGCTATGCCGAATATCAAGTCGACAATGCTCGGAATTGGGTGTAATATGGAGCATGGATTGCATCATCCTGAAATGAATCTGGATAAGACCGTGATCTTTGATGCAATTGAAATTTTTTATGAACTGTTACAAGAAATAGATAAATAA
- a CDS encoding mandelate racemase/muconate lactonizing enzyme family protein gives MKITKVTGYQIELPLKEPFVINYATYPNMPAFILKIETDEGITGFGEAVPDEHVNGEHVNGLYETMEHLIAPALITKNPLNINVILEEIDQLIINNPSLKAAVDIALHDILGKKANLPLYELLGGKTKDKLSYAKVLSVKPFEQLKADIDLLLSEGYKVIKVKLGGEVTSDCTKLKQILDYVDSSIEIRVDCNQAWTSPKRIAQMVNSLKYPNLMWIEQPLKYDDLKGMDYLYDNMNVPLMFDESILNVKQLAQLNIRTDLINVKLMKCGGIKGALDIIKYAEAHHIPCQIGSMVESSIGSAAGYHVAMSQRNVQTTELTGPLLFKKDIGNLTYEVPYVYLSELPGLGIEINEQNLKDITIRQFKVSGQNE, from the coding sequence GTGAAAATAACTAAGGTGACGGGGTATCAAATCGAATTACCATTGAAAGAACCATTCGTAATTAATTATGCAACTTATCCGAATATGCCGGCATTTATCTTAAAGATTGAAACGGATGAAGGAATAACAGGTTTTGGGGAAGCAGTACCTGATGAACATGTGAATGGGGAACATGTAAATGGATTGTACGAAACGATGGAACATTTAATTGCGCCAGCGTTAATAACTAAAAATCCGCTTAATATTAATGTAATATTAGAAGAAATCGATCAGCTGATTATTAATAATCCGTCTTTAAAAGCGGCAGTAGATATCGCGTTACACGATATTTTAGGGAAAAAAGCAAACTTGCCACTCTATGAATTGCTCGGTGGGAAAACTAAAGACAAGTTATCTTATGCGAAAGTATTAAGTGTAAAACCGTTCGAACAGTTAAAAGCAGATATTGATTTACTGTTATCTGAAGGTTATAAAGTAATTAAAGTGAAACTTGGTGGAGAGGTTACGAGCGACTGTACAAAGTTAAAACAAATACTGGATTATGTTGATTCATCGATAGAAATTCGTGTTGATTGTAATCAGGCCTGGACATCACCGAAACGAATCGCACAAATGGTAAATTCGCTAAAGTATCCAAACTTAATGTGGATTGAACAGCCATTAAAGTATGATGATTTAAAGGGTATGGATTATTTGTATGACAATATGAATGTACCGCTTATGTTCGATGAAAGTATATTAAACGTAAAGCAACTTGCACAATTAAACATCCGTACTGACCTCATCAATGTAAAGCTGATGAAATGCGGGGGAATTAAAGGTGCACTTGATATTATTAAATATGCGGAAGCACATCATATACCATGTCAGATTGGTTCGATGGTCGAGTCATCAATCGGCAGTGCTGCAGGGTATCATGTTGCAATGAGTCAGCGTAACGTACAAACGACAGAACTGACAGGACCATTATTATTTAAGAAAGATATTGGAAATTTAACGTATGAAGTACCTTACGTATATTTAAGTGAATTACCAGGACTTGGCATAGAAATTAATGAGCAGAATTTAAAGGATATAACGATACGACAATTTAAAGTGAGTGGACAAAATGAATAG
- the secDF gene encoding protein translocase subunit SecDF has protein sequence MKKRSRVVALLLLTILLFSSMGVTAKDIMNKVNLGLDLQGGFEVLYKVEKLEKDDKITPEIVKATSKTLESRVNVLGVSEPKIQIENKDRIRVQLAGVKNQNEARKILSTSANLSIRDADDKLLLSGKDLVQGGAKQSFDQTSNAPVVTLKLKSAEKFANITKKISKQDPNIMVIWMDFEEGKDSYKKEAQKEKEGKQPKYVSAAGVSQEINSQNVEISGGFNGEDGLIRAKQIADLLNSGSLPVKLTEVYSTSVGAQFGQDALNDTVFASAIGVGLIFLFMMFYYRLPGIIAVISLSAYIWLTMIAFNMISGVLTLPGIAALVLGVGMAVDANIIMYERIKDEIRIGRSIKQAFKKGSSSSFLTILDANLTTVLAALVLFFLGTSSVKGFATMLLLGIIMIFVTQVFLSRFLLRLAVNSGMFDKKFSFFGVNRKHRHDLAEGLDVQDLKSAWEHINFVKLAKPLLGLSLASIIIGGIIVLMTGLNLGIDFKSGSRVDVKSEQALKVDDLKKELETLKIPSENVIVNGENPKMASVQYKDPLTKEQINDLKSSFTKKYGHEPNVNTVSSEIGKELAKNAIKSVIIASIGIIIYVTFRFEWRMGLTSVLSLLHDAFLIIAFFSIFRLEVDVTFIAAVLTIIGYSINDTIVTFDRVRENLHKIKVITTPEQIDHIVNSSIRQTMTRSINTVLTVIIVVIALMLLGASSIFNFSVALLVGLISGVFSSIFIAVPLWGILKKRQLKKANGKLVVYEEKKPNEEKIYV, from the coding sequence GTGAAGAAACGAAGCAGAGTTGTCGCGCTATTACTGCTGACAATATTATTATTCAGTAGCATGGGCGTAACGGCAAAGGATATTATGAATAAAGTCAATCTTGGATTGGACTTGCAAGGTGGATTTGAAGTACTTTATAAAGTTGAAAAGCTTGAAAAAGACGATAAAATTACACCGGAAATTGTTAAAGCAACAAGTAAGACGTTAGAATCACGTGTGAACGTTCTCGGAGTAAGTGAACCGAAGATACAAATCGAGAATAAAGATAGAATTCGTGTTCAGCTTGCAGGTGTTAAAAATCAGAATGAAGCACGAAAAATATTATCGACAAGCGCAAACTTATCGATTCGTGACGCGGATGATAAACTATTACTCAGCGGTAAAGATTTAGTTCAAGGTGGCGCAAAACAAAGCTTTGATCAGACGAGTAACGCACCAGTAGTTACGTTAAAATTAAAGTCTGCAGAAAAGTTTGCAAATATTACAAAGAAAATTTCTAAACAAGATCCAAACATAATGGTAATCTGGATGGATTTTGAAGAAGGTAAAGACAGCTACAAAAAAGAAGCACAAAAAGAAAAAGAAGGTAAACAACCGAAATATGTAAGTGCGGCTGGAGTATCTCAGGAAATTAATTCCCAGAACGTTGAAATTTCAGGTGGATTTAACGGTGAAGACGGTTTAATTCGTGCAAAACAAATCGCGGATTTATTAAACTCAGGATCACTTCCGGTTAAACTTACAGAAGTATATTCAACATCAGTAGGAGCACAGTTCGGACAGGATGCACTGAATGATACAGTGTTTGCATCTGCTATCGGTGTTGGATTAATCTTCTTATTTATGATGTTCTATTACCGATTACCTGGTATTATTGCGGTTATTTCATTATCAGCATATATTTGGTTAACAATGATTGCCTTCAATATGATTTCAGGTGTATTAACACTTCCTGGTATCGCCGCGCTTGTATTAGGTGTCGGTATGGCGGTAGATGCAAACATCATTATGTATGAGCGTATTAAAGATGAAATACGCATCGGAAGAAGCATTAAACAGGCGTTTAAGAAAGGGTCTAGTTCTTCATTCTTAACAATTTTAGATGCGAACTTAACGACAGTTCTTGCTGCACTTGTCCTATTCTTCCTTGGTACAAGTAGCGTTAAAGGTTTCGCTACTATGCTCTTACTCGGTATTATTATGATTTTTGTTACGCAAGTATTCTTATCACGTTTCTTACTTCGTCTTGCAGTAAATTCAGGGATGTTTGATAAGAAGTTCTCATTCTTTGGTGTTAATCGTAAACATCGTCATGATCTTGCAGAAGGATTAGACGTACAGGATTTAAAGTCAGCATGGGAACATATTAATTTTGTAAAATTAGCAAAACCATTACTTGGATTATCACTTGCTTCAATTATTATTGGTGGCATTATCGTTCTGATGACGGGATTAAACTTAGGTATCGACTTTAAGAGTGGTTCGCGAGTGGACGTTAAAAGTGAACAAGCGTTAAAAGTAGATGATTTAAAGAAAGAACTTGAGACTTTAAAAATTCCGAGTGAAAATGTTATCGTTAACGGTGAAAATCCGAAGATGGCATCAGTACAATATAAGGATCCATTAACGAAAGAACAAATTAATGATTTAAAATCATCATTTACGAAAAAGTATGGACATGAGCCGAACGTCAATACAGTATCAAGTGAAATCGGAAAAGAACTTGCGAAAAATGCAATTAAATCTGTCATTATCGCATCGATTGGTATCATTATTTATGTTACATTCCGATTTGAATGGCGTATGGGATTAACATCTGTATTATCATTACTTCATGATGCATTTTTAATTATCGCGTTCTTCAGTATATTCAGGCTTGAAGTCGATGTAACGTTTATCGCTGCTGTACTTACAATTATCGGTTACTCAATTAACGATACAATCGTTACGTTTGACCGTGTGCGTGAGAACTTGCATAAAATAAAAGTTATTACAACACCTGAACAGATCGATCATATTGTTAACAGCTCGATTCGACAAACGATGACGCGTTCAATTAATACAGTATTAACAGTAATTATCGTCGTTATTGCGTTAATGTTACTTGGTGCATCAAGCATCTTCAACTTCTCTGTAGCACTTCTTGTCGGCTTAATTTCTGGTGTATTCAGCTCAATCTTTATTGCTGTACCACTTTGGGGTATTTTAAAGAAACGCCAGCTGAAAAAAGCAAATGGTAAACTTGTAGTATATGAAGAGAAGAAACCGAATGAAGAGAAGATATACGTATAA
- the yajC gene encoding preprotein translocase subunit YajC, with protein MSTETQALLLNLLPLVAIFAVAYFFMIKPQQKRAKEQQNLLKNLKRGDKIVTIGGLHGTVKTVDNKVVTIIVNNKGTEMTFEKQAIKGLS; from the coding sequence ATGAGTACAGAAACACAAGCATTACTATTAAATTTATTACCACTTGTAGCGATTTTCGCTGTCGCTTACTTTTTTATGATTAAGCCGCAGCAAAAACGTGCGAAAGAACAGCAGAACTTACTTAAAAACTTAAAGCGAGGCGATAAAATTGTTACAATTGGTGGATTACACGGTACTGTAAAAACTGTCGATAACAAAGTTGTTACGATTATCGTTAACAATAAAGGTACAGAAATGACATTTGAGAAACAGGCAATTAAAGGTTTAAGCTAG
- the tgt gene encoding tRNA guanosine(34) transglycosylase Tgt: MNAVTYEHIKTCKQSGARLGIVHTPHGSFETPMFMPVGTQATVKTMSPEELKAMNAKIILSNTYHLWLRPGSDIIREAGGLHKFMNWDGPILTDSGGFQVFSLSDMRKIEEEGVHFRHHLNGSKLFLSPEKAMHIQNDLGSDIMMAFDECPPMPATYEYVKASIERTSRWAERCLKAHQRPQDQALFGIIQGGEYEDLRTQSAKDLISMDFPGYAIGGLSVGEPKPIMYRMLEHTTPLMPFNKPRYLMGVGSPDALIEGAIRGIDMFDCVLPTRIARNGTCMTSKGRVVVKNAKYERDFTPLDEKCDCYTCKNYTKAYLRHLIKADETFGIRLTTIHNLHFLLNLMEQVREAIRNDRLLDFKEEFFEEYGLNVENPKNF; encoded by the coding sequence ATGAACGCTGTAACATATGAACATATAAAAACTTGTAAACAATCAGGCGCAAGGCTCGGTATTGTGCATACACCTCACGGTTCATTTGAAACGCCGATGTTTATGCCGGTAGGTACACAGGCAACGGTTAAGACGATGAGTCCGGAAGAACTAAAAGCAATGAACGCTAAAATTATTTTAAGTAATACATATCATTTATGGTTACGTCCCGGTAGCGATATTATTCGTGAAGCAGGAGGATTGCATAAATTTATGAACTGGGATGGGCCGATATTAACAGATAGCGGTGGTTTCCAAGTATTCAGCTTAAGTGACATGCGTAAAATTGAAGAAGAAGGCGTACATTTCAGGCATCATTTAAATGGCTCAAAACTATTCTTAAGTCCTGAAAAAGCTATGCATATTCAAAATGATCTTGGTTCTGATATTATGATGGCATTTGATGAATGTCCACCAATGCCTGCAACATACGAATACGTAAAAGCGAGTATCGAAAGAACGTCTCGCTGGGCAGAACGTTGTTTAAAAGCGCATCAGCGTCCACAGGATCAGGCATTATTTGGAATCATACAAGGTGGAGAATATGAAGATTTAAGAACACAATCTGCAAAGGATTTAATTTCAATGGACTTCCCTGGATATGCCATAGGAGGACTATCAGTTGGAGAGCCTAAGCCAATTATGTATCGTATGTTAGAACATACGACACCATTAATGCCATTTAACAAGCCGAGATATTTAATGGGTGTCGGTTCACCTGATGCTTTAATTGAAGGTGCGATAAGAGGCATCGATATGTTCGACTGTGTATTACCGACACGTATTGCACGTAACGGAACATGTATGACATCTAAAGGACGTGTCGTCGTGAAAAATGCGAAGTACGAACGCGACTTTACACCACTTGATGAGAAGTGTGACTGCTATACTTGTAAAAACTATACGAAAGCGTATTTACGTCACTTAATTAAAGCAGACGAAACGTTTGGTATCAGGCTTACTACAATTCATAACCTGCATTTCTTACTGAATTTAATGGAGCAAGTACGTGAAGCCATTCGTAATGACAGATTATTAGATTTTAAAGAAGAATTTTTTGAAGAATACGGATTAAATGTAGAAAATCCGAAAAACTTTTAG
- the queA gene encoding tRNA preQ1(34) S-adenosylmethionine ribosyltransferase-isomerase QueA, which translates to MDVNEFDFNLPEALIAQTPLKDRTASRLLTLNKQTGEIGHTTFKSIIDYLNEGDTLVLNDTKVMPARLFGVKEDTGAKIEMLMLTEHDNGWEVLIKPAKRVTIGTRVTFGEGKIIATCVAELSQGGRIMKLSYDGILQERLDELGLMPLPPYIKETLDDQSRYQTVYARATGSAAAPTAGLHFTEALLDAIKAKGINIAYITLHVGLGTFRPVSVDDVESHKMHSEYYEMTEATANLLNETRSNGNRIITVGTTSTRTLETIADETGHFKAQSGWTDIFIYPGYQFKAIDAMITNFHLPKSTLVMLVSSLATKAYIMKAYNEAVEREYRFFSFGDAMFIY; encoded by the coding sequence TTGGATGTAAATGAATTTGACTTTAACTTACCTGAGGCTTTAATCGCACAAACGCCGCTTAAAGATAGAACTGCAAGCAGGCTGCTAACACTGAATAAACAAACAGGTGAAATAGGGCATACAACGTTTAAATCAATTATTGATTATTTGAACGAAGGAGATACGTTAGTATTAAACGATACGAAAGTAATGCCGGCGCGTTTATTTGGAGTAAAGGAAGACACGGGTGCTAAAATTGAAATGCTTATGTTAACAGAGCATGATAATGGATGGGAAGTACTCATTAAACCGGCAAAACGCGTCACAATTGGTACACGCGTAACTTTTGGAGAAGGTAAAATTATCGCAACATGTGTCGCGGAACTGTCGCAAGGTGGCCGTATTATGAAGTTATCGTATGACGGTATATTACAGGAACGTCTAGATGAACTCGGTTTAATGCCACTCCCCCCATATATTAAGGAAACACTCGATGATCAAAGCCGTTATCAGACTGTTTATGCACGTGCTACTGGTAGTGCTGCAGCACCGACAGCTGGATTGCATTTTACAGAAGCATTGCTTGATGCGATAAAAGCAAAGGGCATAAATATTGCATATATAACATTGCATGTTGGCTTAGGGACATTCAGACCTGTAAGTGTAGATGATGTAGAAAGTCATAAGATGCATAGTGAATATTATGAAATGACAGAGGCAACTGCAAATTTACTGAACGAAACACGTTCAAATGGTAATAGAATTATTACTGTTGGTACAACATCGACGAGAACGTTAGAAACAATTGCAGATGAGACAGGTCACTTTAAAGCACAAAGTGGATGGACGGATATTTTCATTTATCCTGGTTATCAATTTAAAGCCATTGATGCGATGATTACGAATTTCCATTTACCGAAATCGACATTAGTGATGCTCGTATCAAGTCTTGCAACGAAAGCATATATAATGAAAGCATACAATGAAGCGGTTGAAAGAGAATATCGATTCTTCAGCTTCGGTGATGCGATGTTTATTTATTAA
- the ruvB gene encoding Holliday junction branch migration DNA helicase RuvB has product MDDRIVDINAINNIEIEDELSLRPERLSQYIGQHKIKENLDVFIQAAKLRNESLDHVLLYGPPGLGKTTLANIIAHEMDVNIRITSGPSIERPGDLAAILSSLNAGDVLFIDEIHRLSRVVEEVLYPAMEDFCLDIVVGKGEEARSIRIDLPPFTLVGATTRAGSLSAPLRDRFGVHLRLDYYEINDLSHIVKRTADVFDVVIDAQSVHEIALRSRGTPRIANRLLRRVRDFAQVKNDGHIDIATTTHALDLLQVDQYGLDHIDHKILNAIIERYNGGPVGLETIAVSIGEERITLEDVYEPYLIQKGLLERTARGRVATVRAYEHLNVPYDNEKRK; this is encoded by the coding sequence TTGGATGATAGAATCGTTGATATAAACGCAATCAACAATATAGAAATTGAAGATGAATTATCTTTACGTCCAGAGCGACTGTCACAATATATTGGACAACATAAAATTAAAGAAAATTTAGATGTATTTATACAGGCTGCAAAGTTACGTAACGAATCGCTGGACCATGTGTTATTATATGGACCACCTGGTCTTGGGAAGACGACATTGGCAAATATTATCGCACATGAAATGGACGTTAATATTCGAATTACATCAGGGCCTTCTATTGAAAGACCAGGTGACTTGGCGGCGATATTATCAAGTTTAAATGCTGGTGACGTTTTATTTATTGATGAGATACACCGATTATCCCGAGTTGTTGAAGAAGTGCTGTATCCTGCCATGGAAGATTTCTGCTTAGATATCGTTGTTGGTAAAGGTGAGGAAGCGAGAAGTATTCGTATCGATTTACCGCCATTTACGCTAGTAGGTGCTACGACAAGAGCAGGGAGTTTATCTGCGCCTTTAAGAGATCGTTTCGGTGTGCATTTAAGACTGGATTATTATGAAATTAATGACTTGTCACATATCGTTAAGCGTACTGCGGATGTATTTGATGTTGTGATCGATGCTCAGTCAGTACATGAAATTGCACTAAGAAGTCGAGGAACACCTCGTATTGCAAATCGTTTATTAAGACGTGTCCGTGACTTTGCACAAGTAAAAAATGATGGACATATCGATATTGCAACAACAACTCACGCACTCGACTTATTGCAAGTTGATCAATATGGGCTGGATCATATCGACCATAAAATATTAAATGCCATTATTGAACGTTATAACGGAGGACCTGTAGGTTTAGAGACAATTGCAGTGTCTATCGGTGAAGAACGTATAACGTTAGAAGATGTTTATGAACCTTATTTAATTCAAAAAGGATTGCTTGAGCGTACTGCGCGAGGCCGTGTCGCAACAGTGCGTGCATATGAACATCTCAATGTGCCATATGATAACGAAAAGAGGAAATAA
- the ruvA gene encoding Holliday junction branch migration protein RuvA produces MYAYLKGNITKVLPTHLVIEVGGIGYECLTPNPYRFNHMLNASVTLQTQLVVREDAQLLYGFKDEEEKAMFNSLNKVTGIGPKSALAILATSTPQEIIKAIESENESYLIKFPGIGKKTARQIILDLKGKLVITDETDVFDHVSNDLLDEAVLVFEALGYSKREITKIEKQLKGKNFSTVDEYVKLGLQMLVS; encoded by the coding sequence ATGTACGCTTATTTAAAGGGTAATATAACAAAAGTATTACCGACGCATTTAGTAATTGAAGTCGGTGGCATCGGATATGAATGTTTAACGCCGAATCCTTATCGTTTTAATCATATGTTAAACGCATCTGTTACGTTACAGACACAACTCGTCGTAAGAGAAGATGCGCAACTGCTATATGGTTTTAAAGATGAAGAAGAGAAAGCGATGTTTAATTCATTGAACAAAGTTACGGGTATCGGTCCGAAGTCTGCACTTGCGATTTTAGCGACGAGTACACCACAGGAAATTATTAAGGCGATTGAATCAGAGAATGAAAGCTATTTAATTAAGTTTCCGGGTATCGGGAAGAAAACTGCGAGGCAAATTATATTAGACTTAAAAGGTAAGCTTGTCATTACCGATGAAACGGATGTGTTTGATCACGTTTCAAACGACTTACTGGACGAAGCTGTTCTCGTATTTGAAGCTTTAGGATATTCAAAACGAGAAATCACTAAAATTGAAAAACAACTGAAAGGTAAAAATTTCAGTACAGTCGACGAATATGTAAAACTAGGGTTACAAATGCTTGTTTCATAA
- a CDS encoding ACT domain-containing protein, with protein sequence MTTQKKFYLIREDVLPESVQKTLRIKDALDKNPKLSIFDAVKQFDLSRSAYYKYKDTIFPVDDTTREKNITIMMQVDDKVGLLSKILSFIALHNGSVLTIHQTIPIKEKTTITISLNATAVNMTINEFIDAIAAIEYVNDVKLLGMSL encoded by the coding sequence ATGACAACACAGAAGAAATTTTATTTAATACGTGAAGATGTTTTACCGGAATCTGTACAGAAAACGTTACGTATAAAAGATGCACTGGACAAAAATCCGAAACTGTCAATATTTGATGCAGTAAAACAATTTGATTTATCAAGAAGTGCTTACTACAAATATAAGGATACAATTTTTCCGGTGGACGATACGACACGTGAGAAAAACATTACGATAATGATGCAGGTCGATGATAAAGTTGGATTACTAAGTAAAATACTTTCATTTATCGCACTGCATAATGGGTCTGTATTAACAATACACCAGACGATTCCAATTAAAGAAAAAACAACGATTACAATTTCTCTCAATGCGACAGCGGTGAATATGACAATTAATGAATTTATTGATGCGATTGCAGCAATAGAATATGTAAACGATGTAAAACTGCTGGGCATGAGTTTGTAG
- the obgE gene encoding GTPase ObgE has translation MFIDQVKINLKAGDGGNGIVAYRREKYVPLGGPAGGDGGKGASIVFQVDEGLRTLLDFRFQRMFKAEKGENGQTSNMHGRGAKDLILKVPPGTVIKNAETGEIIADLVTHEQSAVVARGGRGGRGNSRFASASNPAPDFCENGEPGEEIEVSLELKLLADVGLVGYPSVGKSTLLSIVSKAKPKIGAYHFTTIKPNLGVVQTKDNRSFVMADLPGLIEGASEGVGLGHQFLKHVERTRVIIHMIDMGRTDGRDPYEDYTTINKELKQYNEKLARRPQIIVANKMDMPNAEEYLQEFKSKLEEDVEIIELSAATYQNIDTLLYKTADLLDETKDVDYDLDEEAGAVHRVMYKHEKSVDHFEITRDDDGAYVVSGNSIERLFKMTDFTRDASVRRFARQMRTMGIDDALRERGAKNGDIVRILRGEFEFIE, from the coding sequence ATGTTTATAGATCAGGTCAAAATTAATTTAAAAGCAGGAGATGGTGGTAACGGTATCGTTGCATATCGCCGAGAGAAATATGTTCCACTAGGAGGACCAGCTGGTGGTGATGGAGGGAAAGGAGCTTCAATCGTTTTCCAGGTAGACGAGGGACTTAGAACGTTACTAGACTTCAGATTTCAACGTATGTTTAAAGCAGAGAAAGGTGAGAACGGACAAACAAGTAACATGCACGGAAGAGGTGCTAAAGATTTAATTCTTAAAGTTCCACCTGGCACAGTAATTAAAAATGCTGAAACAGGAGAAATTATTGCGGATTTAGTAACACATGAACAAAGCGCTGTCGTTGCACGTGGTGGTCGCGGTGGTCGAGGAAACTCACGCTTTGCATCAGCTAGTAACCCGGCACCAGATTTTTGCGAGAACGGTGAACCAGGTGAAGAAATTGAAGTTTCACTAGAATTAAAACTATTAGCAGACGTAGGGCTTGTAGGTTACCCAAGTGTTGGTAAATCAACGTTATTATCTATCGTTTCAAAAGCGAAGCCGAAAATCGGTGCATATCATTTTACGACGATTAAACCAAATCTCGGTGTTGTTCAGACGAAAGATAACCGCAGTTTTGTAATGGCCGATTTACCGGGATTAATTGAAGGTGCGTCAGAAGGTGTAGGACTTGGACATCAATTTTTAAAACATGTTGAGCGTACACGCGTTATTATTCATATGATTGATATGGGTCGAACAGATGGACGTGATCCATACGAGGACTATACGACAATCAACAAAGAACTGAAACAATATAATGAAAAACTTGCACGACGTCCTCAAATTATTGTTGCGAATAAGATGGATATGCCAAATGCTGAAGAGTATTTACAGGAATTTAAATCTAAATTAGAAGAAGATGTTGAAATTATAGAACTAAGTGCCGCAACATATCAGAATATCGACACATTACTGTATAAAACTGCAGATTTATTAGATGAAACGAAAGACGTTGACTATGATCTTGATGAAGAAGCTGGTGCTGTACACCGTGTTATGTACAAACATGAAAAATCAGTTGACCACTTTGAGATTACACGTGATGATGATGGCGCTTATGTCGTGAGTGGAAACTCTATTGAGCGTTTATTCAAGATGACAGACTTTACACGTGATGCATCTGTTAGACGATTTGCACGCCAAATGCGTACGATGGGTATTGATGATGCTTTACGTGAACGAGGTGCTAAAAACGGTGATATAGTAAGAATTCTACGTGGGGAATTTGAATTTATTGAATAG